A single genomic interval of Mangifera indica cultivar Alphonso chromosome 5, CATAS_Mindica_2.1, whole genome shotgun sequence harbors:
- the LOC123217750 gene encoding uncharacterized protein LOC123217750 isoform X1 translates to MLKTYKIEELQMESLWFPSFNLLGLSNMLLKFLLSLVVVLVLLMPGSRDPQRFIKVATNETFHSREDMLRYVAYEREANQPAPAPRPIQPLVFCNRCRNIGHEAHQCGYSEAYVMAINALYPRPAPAPEPERR, encoded by the exons ATGCTTAAAACTTACAAAATAGAAGAGCTTCAAATGGAATCTCTTTGGTTTCCATCCTTTAACCTACTAGGTCTTTCAAACATGCTACTAAAATTCCTTCTATCCTTGGTGGTGGTGCTGGTACTCCTGATGCCAGGTAGCCGCGATCCACAG CGCTTCATAAAAGTAGCAACAAATGAAACGTTTCACTCAAGGGAGGATATGCTAAGGTATGTGGCATATGAACGTGAAGCAAATCAACCTGCCCCG GCCCCTCGACCAATACAGCCTTTAGTTTTCTGTAATCGATGCAGAAATATTGGACATGAGGCACATCAATGTGGATACTCAGAAGCATATGTTATG GCAATCAATGCCCTGTATCCACGACCTGCTCCTGCACCTGAACCTGAACGGCGTTGA
- the LOC123215289 gene encoding digalactosyldiacylglycerol synthase 2, chloroplastic-like has translation MDRKRHVAIFTTASLPWMTGTAVNPLFRAAYLAKDGERKVTLVIPWLSLKHQKLVYPGNITFSSPQEQESYVREWLKERITFTSSFIIRFYPGKFAVDKRSILAAGEISEIIPDEEADIAVLEEPEHLTWFHHGKRWKTKFRFVIGIVHTNYLEYVKREKNGRLKAFFLKHVNTWVVGIYCHKVIRLSAATQDYPNSIICNVHGVNPKFLEIGKRKMEQQQSGNQAFTKGAYYIGKMVWNKGYKELLELLRDHQEELAGLQVDLYGNGEDSSEVQEAANKLKLVVRVYAGRDHADPVFHDYKVFLNPSTTDVVCTTTAEALAMGKIVVCANHPSNDFFKQFSNCRTYDDGNGFVEVTLKALTEKPSQLSEAQRHELSWEAATERFLRVSELDQGFVKKLSKIPSTKSASRSLNVRRSMDDVSAYIHYLSSGFEAMRRLFGAIPASLQPDEELCKELGLAIPTHT, from the exons ATGGATAGAAAACGGCATGTTGCGATTTTTACTACTGCGAGTCTTCCATGGATGACTGGGACGGCTGTTAACCCTCTGTTTCGTGCTGCGTATCTTGCTAAAGATGGAGAAAGAAAAGTCACTTTGGTGATTCCTTGGTTATCTTTGAAACACCAAAAACTAGTTTATCCTGGCAACATCACATTTAGTTCACCTCAGGAGCAGGAAAGTTATGTTCGTGAGTGGCTCAAGGAAAGGATCACGTTTACTTCATCTTTTATTATACGTTTTTATCCTGGAAAG TTTGCTGTAGATAAAAGGAGCATTCTTGCTGCTGGAGAGATTTCTGAAATTATCCCTGATGAGGAGGCGGATATTGCTGTCCTTGAGGAGCCTGAGCATCTTACTTGGTTTCATCATGGGAAGAGATGGAAAACTAAATTCCGCTTTGTTATAGGAATTGTACACACCAATTACCTGGAATATGTGAAGCGAGAGAAGAATGGACGACTGAAAGCATTTTTCCTTAAACATGTAAATACTTGGGTTGTCGGTATCTATTGCCACAAG GTGATTAGGTTATCCGCTGCCACACAGGATTATCCAAATTCCATCATCTGCAATGTTCATGGAGTCAATCCCAAATTCCTTGAGATTGGCAAGAGAAAGATGGAACAACAACAAAGTGGGAACCAGGCCTTTACTAAGGGTGCTTATTACATTGGGAAGATGGTGTGGAATAAAGGCTACAAGGAACTGCTTGAGCTTCTTCGTGACCACCAAGAGGAACTAGCAGGGCTTCAAGTGGATTTATATGGCAATGGGGAGGACTCCAGTGAGGTTCAAGAAGCTGCTAACAAGTTAAAACTAGTAGTTAGAGTTTATGCTGGGCGTGATCATGCTGACCCTGTATTTCATGA TTATAAAGTCTTCCTGAATCCAAGCACAACAGATGTGGTTTGCACGACCACAGCTGAGGCATTGGCCATGGGCAAAATTGTTGTCTGTGCTAATCACCCTTCAAATGACTTCTTCAAGCAGTTCTCAAATTGCCGAACTTACGATGATGGCAATGGATTTGTTGAAGTCACACTCAAGGCACTCACAGAGAAGCCCTCGCAACTTTCTGAAGCACAGAGGCATGAACTATCGTGGGAAGCGGCTACAGAACGGTTTCTGAGGGTTTCTGAGTTGGACCAGGGTTTTGTGAAGAAACTGTCAAAAATTCCTTCAACGAAATCTGCATCCAGATCATTAAATGTGAGGAGAAGCATGGATGATGTTTCAGCATATATACATTATCTGAGTTCTGGGTTTGAGGCAATGAGAAGATTATTTGGTGCAATTCCAGCGAGCCTGCAACCGGATGAAGAGCTATGTAAGGAGCTCGGGTTGGCAATTCCTACGCATACATGA
- the LOC123217531 gene encoding uncharacterized protein LOC123217531 isoform X1, producing the protein MPARGSSRFIAPSIHSLYKPPFLTQLHHHTFTTSLLETMPGRQNRRGRRNARRLDFPPDFVPKGWFIINEINKDGVEEALQPGRPLIYCTHCRNMGHEAHRCGFSEEYVRAINALYPYLQLDQH; encoded by the exons ATGCCTGCACGTGGTTCTTCAAGAttcattgcaccttcaattcaCTCCCTTTATAAGCCACCCTTCTTAACACAACTTCACCATCACACCTTCACAACATCACTTCTTGAAACAATGCCTGGTCGGCAAAATAGAAGAGGTCGCAGAAATGCTCGTCGCCTTGACTTTCCTCCAGATTTTGTTCCTAAAGGATGGTTTATAATCAACGAGATCAACAAAGATGGTGTTGAGGAG GCCCTCCAACCAGGACGACCATTAATTTACTGTACTCATTGCAGGAACATGGGACACGAGGCACATCGGTGTGGATTCTCTGAAGAATATGTTAGG GCTATCAATGCACTGTATCCATACCTGCAGCTGGACCAGCACTAG
- the LOC123217531 gene encoding uncharacterized protein LOC123217531 isoform X2: MPARGSSRFIAPSIHSLYKPPFLTQLHHHTFTTSLLETMPGRQNRRGRRNARRLDFPPDFVPKGWFIINEINKDGVEEALQPGRPLIYCTHCRNMGHEAHRCGFSEEYVRLDQH, encoded by the exons ATGCCTGCACGTGGTTCTTCAAGAttcattgcaccttcaattcaCTCCCTTTATAAGCCACCCTTCTTAACACAACTTCACCATCACACCTTCACAACATCACTTCTTGAAACAATGCCTGGTCGGCAAAATAGAAGAGGTCGCAGAAATGCTCGTCGCCTTGACTTTCCTCCAGATTTTGTTCCTAAAGGATGGTTTATAATCAACGAGATCAACAAAGATGGTGTTGAGGAG GCCCTCCAACCAGGACGACCATTAATTTACTGTACTCATTGCAGGAACATGGGACACGAGGCACATCGGTGTGGATTCTCTGAAGAATATGTTAGG CTGGACCAGCACTAG